One segment of Rosa chinensis cultivar Old Blush chromosome 6, RchiOBHm-V2, whole genome shotgun sequence DNA contains the following:
- the LOC112170442 gene encoding presequence protease 1, chloroplastic/mitochondrial, with translation MERAALLRSSLSCTNRAFFSFRPPSIPFFRFSRSSSSSSSSSSALRPHRHRPILRPSSGRPLRRTSLLPLPAASTHFATRFSSLSPRAVATPLTPSPSEFSGVSDEVAEQLGFEKVAEEFIGECKSKALLFKHKKTGAQVISVSNDDENKVFGIVFRTPPNDSTGIPHILEHSVLCGSRKYPLKEPFVELLKGSLNTFLNAFTYPDRTCYPVASTNSKDFYNLVDVYLDAVFFPKCMEDFQTFQQEGWHYELNDPSEDISYKGVVFNEMKGVYSQPDNILGRIAQQALFPDNTYGVDSGGDPKVIPKLTYEEFKEFHRKYYHPSNARIWFYGDDDPTERLRILSEYLDMFDASSAPNESRVQTQKLFSEPVRISETYPSGEGGDLKKKGMVCINWLLSEKPLDLETELALGFLDHLMLGTPASPLRKILLESGLGEAIIGGGVEDELLQPQFSIGLKGVSQDNIQKVEELVMSTLKKLAEEGFDTAAVEASMNTIEFSLRENNTGSFPRGLSLMLRSMGKWIYDMDPFQPLKYEKPLLALKARIEQEGSKAVFSPLIEKFILNNLHRVVVEMQPDPEKASRDEAAEKEILEKVKAGMTEEDLAELARATQELKLKQETPDPPEALRSVPSLSLLDIPKEPIPVPTEVGDINGVKVLQHDLFTNDVLYTEVVFNMSSLKQELLPLVPLFCQSLLEMGTKDLSFVELNQLIGRKTGGISVYPLTSSVRGKKDPCSHIIVRGKAMAGRAADLFHLINCILQEVQFTDQQRFKQFVSQSKARMENRLRGSGHGIAAARMDAKLNVAGWISEQMGGFSYLEFLQALEEKVDNDWERISSSLEEIRKSLLSQEGCLINMTAEGKNLTNSEKFVGEFLNLLPHKSPLATTTWNARLPSINEAIVIPTQVNYVGKAANIYDTGYQLNGSAYVISKYISNTWLWDRVRVSGGAYGGFCDFDSHSGVFSFLSYRDPNLLKTLDIYDGTGEFLRQLDLDEETLTKSIIGTIGDVDSYQLPDAKGYSSLMRYLLGVSDEERKIRREEILSTSLKDFKEFANAIDAVKDKGVAVAVASPDDVDAAQKERSNLFEVKKAL, from the exons ATGGAGAGAGCAGCTCTCCTTCGCTCTTCTCTTTCCTGCACTAATAGAGCCTTCTTCTCCTTCCGCCCCCCCTCTATCCCATTCTTTCGATTCtctcgctcctcctcctcctcctcttcttcttcttctgctctcAGACCCCATCGCCACCGTCCGATTCTCCGACCCTCCTCCGGCCGCCCCCTCCGCCGCACCAGCCTCTTACCACTCCCCGCCGCTTCCACCCACTTCGCCACGCGCTTCTCCTCCCTCTCCCCACGCGCTGTCGCCACGCCCTTAACCCCCTCGCCGTCAG AGTTCTCTGGGGTTTCCGATGAGGTTGCGGAACAGCTGGGATTCGAGAAGGTCGCCGAAGAGTTTATAGGAGAGTGTAAATCCAAAGCTCTGCTCTTTAAGCACAAAAAGACCGGTGCTCAGGTGATCTCTGTTTCCAACGACGATGAGAACAAGGTTTTCGGCATTGTTTTCCGAACACCACC AAATGATTCGACTGGAATCCCACACATTTTGGAGCACAGTGTGTTGTGTGGTTCTAGGAAATACCCTTTGAAAGAGCCGTTTGTGGAATTGTTGAAAGGGAGCTTGAATACTTTTCTCAATGCATTCACCTATCCTGATAGGACTTGCTACCCTGTTGCCTCCACAAATTCAAAG GATTTCTATAATCTGGTCGATGTGTACCTGGATGCTGTGTTCTTTCCAAAATGTATGGAGGATTTCCAGACTTTCCAGCAGGAGGGCTGGCACTATGAGCTCAACGATCCTTCTGAAGACATATCTTATAAAG GAGTTGTTTTCAATGAGATGAAAGGGGTGTACTCCCAGCCTGATAATATATTAGGGCGGATTGCTCAACAG GCTCTTTTTCCAGACAACACCTATGGTGTGGACAGTGGAGGTGATCCAAAAGTTATTCCCAAGCTGACTTATGAGGAATTTAAG GAATTTCACCGTAAATATTACCATCCGAGCAATGCCAGGATTTGGTTCTATGGAGATGATGATCCAACTGAGCGCCTACGCATTTTAAGTG AGTACCTAGACATGTTTGATGCAAGTTCAGCTCCAAATGAATCAAGGGTTCAAACACAAAAACTATTTTCGGAACCAGTTAGGATTTCTGAGACATATCCTTCTGGTGAAGGCGGCGACTTAAAGAAAAAAGGCATGGTATGCATCAATTGGCTGCTCTCTGAGAAACCCCTGGACTTGGAAACTGAGCTTGCCCTTGGGTTTTTAGATCATCTTATGTTGGGAACTCCTGCGTCTCCATTGAGGAAAATATTGCTGGAAAGTGGCTTGGGAGAAGCTATCATTGGAGGCGGGGTTGAAGATGAGCTTCTTCAACCTCAATTTAGTATCGGGTTGAAGGGTGTTTCTCAAGATAATATTCAAAAGGTAGAAGAATTAGTAATGAGTACACTTAAAAAATTAGCGGAAGAAGGGTTCGATACAGCTGCTGTAGAAGCATCCATGAATACCATTGAGTTTTCTCTCAGGGAAAACAACACCGGATCATTTCCTCGTGGTTTGTCCTTAATGCTTCGATCCATG GGAAAGTGGATATATGATATGGATCCATTTCAGCCATTGAAGTATGAGAAACCTTTACTGGCACTAAAAGCAAGAATAGAACAGGAAGGCTCTAAAGCCGTTTTCTCTCCTTTAATAGAGAAATTTATTTTGAACAATCTTCATCGAGTTGTGGTAGAAATGCAG CCTGATCCAGAAAAAGCTTCTCGTGATGAAGCAGCTGAGAAagaaattttggagaaagtaAAAGCAGGTATGACGGAAGAAGATCTTGCTGAGCTAGCACGCGCTACACAAGAACTGAAACTGAAGCAGGAAACTCCTGATCCACCAGAAGCTCTGAGAAGTGTTCCAAGCCTCTCTCTGCTTGACATTCCAAAGGAACCTATTCCTGTTCCCACAGAG GTTGGGGATATCAATGGAGTTAAAGTTTTGCAGCATGACCTTTTTACAAATGATGTTCTCTACACTGAAGTTGTGTTCAATATGAGTTCACTCAAGCAAGAGCTCCTTCCTTTGGTACCTCTTTTTTG TCAATCATTGCTGGAGATGGGAACCAAAGATTTGAGTTTTGTGGAACTTAATCAGTTGATTGGAAGAAAAACTGGAGGGATATCAGTTTATCCACTGACATCATCTGTCCGGGGCAAGAAGGATCCCTGTAGCCATATAATTGTTCGAGGCAAAGCCATGGCAGGACGTGCGGCTGATCTATTTCATCTG ATCAACTGTATTCTTCAAGAAGTCCAATTTACAGACCAGCAGCGGTTTAAGCAGTTTGTTTCCCAAAGCAAAGCTAGAATGGAG AACCGATTGAGAGGTAGCGGTCATGGAATTGCTGCTGCAAGGATGGATGCAAAGCTAAATGTTGCGGGGTGGATTTCTGAACAAATGGGTGGTTTCAG TTACTTGGAGTTTCTACAAGCTCTTGAAGAAAAAGTTGATAATGATTGGGAGAGAATATCTTCATCTCTTGAGGAGATTCGCAAGTCCTTACTTTCACAGGAGGGTTGCTTGATTAATATGACTGCTGAAGGAAAGAATCTTACCAACTCTGAGAAGTTTGTTGGCGAATTTCTTAATTTGCTGCCTCACAAATCTCCCCTTGCAACAACTACTTGGAATGCTCGATTACCTTCTATAAATGAAGCCATTGTTATACCTACTCAG GTTAATTATGTTGGAAAAGCAGCCAACATTTATGACACTGGGTATCAACTTAATGGAAGTGCATATGTTATCTCTAAATACATAAGTAATACATGGTTGTGGGATCGTGTACGAGTTAGTGGTGGAGCATATGGAGGCTTTTGCGACTTCGATAGTCACTCCG GTGTGTTCTCCTTCTTATCTTATCGTGACCCCAACTTGTTAAAGACACTTGATATATATGATGGAACTGGGGAATTTCTACGTCAACTAGATTTGGATGAAGAAACTCTCACAAAGTCCATCATTGGAACAATTGGAGATGTTGATTCATACCAGCTTCCTGATGCCAAAGGTTATAGTAG ttTGATGCGGTATTTATTGGGAGTTTCAGATGAGGAAAGGAAAATTAGGCGAGAAGAGATATTGTCAACAAG CTTGAAGGACTTCAAGGAGTTTGCAAATGCAATTGATGCAGTTAAAGACAAAGGGGTTGCTGTTGCAGTGGCATCTCCAGATGATGTTGATGCAGCACAAAAGGAAAGATCAAACTTATTTGAAGTGAAGAAAGCCCTCTAA
- the LOC112172617 gene encoding probable carboxylesterase 12 encodes MSDELAHDFFPIIKVYKDGRVDRLWGTSTLPASIDPQTSVQSKDVVISTAPPVSVRLYIPKSTTTELTRKLPLLVYFHGGGFCNGSAFSPTYHNYLNSLVSEANVVAVSVDYRLVPEHPLPAAYEDSWATLKWVESHFAGNGPEEWLNRHANLNRVFFSGDSAGANIAHHMGLRVGTEKLVGFKLNGIVLVHPYFWGEEPIGGELALAEDHTKMLAALWRFCYPLTSGSDDPVLNPGKDPKLGELGCEKVLVCVAEKDSLKDRGWYYSEVLKKSGWNGVVEVMEAKEEQHVFHLVNPSCDNAVTMLKKLVSFIN; translated from the coding sequence ATGAGCGATGAACTAGCCCATGATTTCTTTCCCATCATCAAAGTATACAAAGACGGTCGAGTCGACCGACTCTGGGGCACATCCACACTCCCTGCATCCATCGATCCCCAAACCAGTGTTCAATCCAAAGACGTCGTAATCTCAACCGCACCACCCGTCTCTGTAAGGCTTTACATTCCCAAATCCACCACAACCGAGTTAACCCGGAAGCTCCCTCTTCTGGTTTACTTTCACGGCGGTGGCTTCTGCAATGGAAGTGCTTTCTCTCCCACTTATCACAACTACCTCAACTCTTTAGTCTCTGAAGCCAATGTTGTAGCTGTTTCTGTTGACTATAGGTTGGTGCCGGAGCACCCTCTTCCGGCTGCCTATGAAGATTCATGGGCCACTCTCAAATGGGTGGAGTCCCATTTCGCAGGAAACGGCCCGGAAGAGTGGCTGAACCGGCATGCAAATTTGAACCGGGTTTTCTTTTCAGGTGATAGCGCTGGGGCTAACATAGCTCACCACATGGGTTTGAGAGTTGGGACTGAGAAGTTGGTGGGTTTTAAGCTGAATGGGATTGTTCTGGTGCATCCATACTTTTGGGGTGAAGAACCAATAGGGGGAGAGCTAGCTTTGGCTGAGGATCATACAAAGATGTTGGCTGCTTTGTGGAGGTTTTGTTACCCTTTGACTAGTGGATCCGATGACCCGGTTCTCAATCCGGGTAAGGATCCGAAGTTGGGGGAGTTGGGTTGTGAGAAAGTGTTGGTCTGCGTTGCGGAGAAGGATTCGTTGAAAGATAGGGGGTGGTATTACAGTGAGGTGTTGAAGAAGAGTGGATGGAATGGAGTAGTGGAGGTTATGGAAGCAAAGGAGGAGCAGCATGTGTTCCATTTGGTCAATCCTAGTTGTGACAATGCTGTGACCATGCTCAAGAAGTTAGTTTCTTTCATAAATTAG